In bacterium, the DNA window CCGAGGGCGTGGAGATGGTGATGCCGGGCGACAACATCAAGATGACGATCGAGCTGATCACGCCGATCGCGATGGAAGAGGGCCTGCGGTTCGCGATCCGCGAGGGCGGCCGCACGGTGGGTGCCGGGGTTGTCGCCAAGATCCTGAAGTAGTCCAGCAACGGCGCCGCCGGCGACGTCGCCGCGGCTAGTCGAGAGGTGCGATCATGCCCAGGGACCTGGTGATCCTCTCCTGCAACACGTGCAAGATGAGGAACTACACCACGAAGAAGAACAAGCGCCTGCATCCCGATCGGGTGGAGTACAAGAAGTATTGCCCGCGGTGCGACAAGCATACGCCGCACAAGGAAACGCGCTAGACGCGAGAACGGTCCAGGCAGGGGTGTAGCTCAGCTGGTAGAGCATCGGTCTCCAAAACCGAGGGTCGCGGGTTCGAATCCTGCCGCCCCTGCCAGCCTGACCGTCGAGGGGAAAAACGGGATGTTCAACAGGCTGACGCTGTACATGCGGGAGACCGGCCAGGAGATGAAGCGCGTTTCCTGGCCCACGTGGCGGGAGCTGCGCGAGTCCACCCTGGTCGTGCTGGCCACGGTCGCGGTGGTGACGGTCTTCATCTTCATCGTCGATCAGGTGCTGAGCTTCATCCAGAGGCAGCTGATCCTGATGACGTAGCCGGCGCCCCTGGCACGTGCAGGGTTCGCTCGCGCAAGGAGCGAAGGGCGCCGCGGATCGGATCGCGAGGTCGACGGGACGGCCCGCCGGTAGGTGTTACCGGTCCGGGTGTTTCTTTGTCTTTCATCCCTGCAGGACGAGTCCGCTCGCCGCGGACGGAGGAACGATCGTGTCAGACGACGCCAAGGACCTGCGCGAGGAGCCCCTGTTCAAGGGTCTCGACGGCGACCACCCCGCCGCCGCCGCGGAGACGCCGCTGCACGGCGGCGACCTGTTCGCCTTCGGCGACGAGGCGGAAGCGCCCGTGGCCGCGCCCCTGGAGGTGCCCGCGGAGACGCTCGCGGAGGCGCCTGCGGAGGCGCCCGCGGAGGCGCCCGCGGCAGCGCCGGCCGCCGGCCGCCTCCCCGAGGAGGAGAAGCGCCGGCGCGGCATGCGCTGGTACGTGATCCATGCGAACACCGGCCACGAGAACAAGGTCAAGCGCAACATCGAGACGGCGATCAAGGCCAACGCCTTCGAAGACCTGTTCGGCGAGGTGCTCGTCGCGACGCAGGACGTCACCGAGATGAAGAACGGCAAGCGCTCGACCACCAAGCGCAAGTTCTTCCCGAGCTACGTCCTGGTCGAGATGATCATGACCAAGGAGACGCAGCACTTCATCAATTCCATCCCCGGCGTGACCCGCTTCATCGGGGGCACGCAGTTGCGGCCGCAGCCGATCGACTCCGACGAGGTCGATCGCATCCTCGGCCGCATGACCAAGTCGGAAGAGGCGGGCACGCTGCTGGAGATCCCCTACCAGGTGGGGGACAGCGTCCAGGTGATCGACGGCCCGTTCACCGACTGGATCGGCGTCGTCAACGAGATCAATCACGACAAGGGCAAGCTCAAGGTGATGATCTCGATCTTCGGATCGGAGACCCCGGTCGAGCTGGACTTCCTTCAGGTGAAGGACGTCTGACCCGGCCGGTCTCGATGGGTTCCGCACCCGCGAGTCTGGCGCGTTCGGAACCGGTCCCGTAGGGGTTTCTCTCACCCCGCAGGGGCGCATACAGCGAGTGGAGGCCCGGCGGCGCAAATGGTGCGCCTGTGGACGGCGCGATACCGTCGCAGCGGCGGCGGACCTCCCGAGATGCAGTCCGAGACACGCAGTAGGAGCAGCGAATGGCTAAGAAAGTCCTCGCACAGGTCAAGTTGCAGATCCAGGCCGGCAAAGCCAATCCCGCCCCCCCGGTGGGACCGGCGCTCGGCCAGCATGGTGTCAGCATCATGGAGTTCTGCAAGGCGTTCAACGAGAGGACGAAGGACCAGATGGGCCTGGTGATCCCCGCGGTCATCACCGTCTATCAGGACCGGAGCTTCTCGTTCATCACCAAGACTCCTCCTGCTTCCGTCCTGCTCAAGAAGGCCGCCGGCATCGAGTCCGGCAGCAAGGAGCCGAGCAAGACGACCTGCGGACGGGTCTCTCCCCAGCAGATCCGCGAGATCGCGGAGATGAAGATGGTGGACCTGAACGCGGCGTCGATCGAGGCGGCGATGAAGACCATCGCCGGCACCGCTCGCAGCATGGGGCTGGAGGTTCGCTAGGACCTTCCGTCCCGTGACTGGGAAGACACGGCGCCGGGGCCCCGGGCCACCGGCACCGGAGAAGCAGGAGGCGCAAGCCCCTTCGACCCATCACAGTCACAGGGAGTCATCGGCATGAAACACGGCAAGAACTGGCGCAACGCCAAGGAGCAGGTCGACCGGACCAGGAGCTACAGCCTGGCCGAGGCCTTCGCCCTCCTGGACCGGATGCCCAAGCCGAAGTTCGACGAGTCGGTCGACGTGGCCGTCAGGCTCAACGTCAACCCGCGCCACGCGGACCAGATGGTCCGCGGCACCGTCGTGCTTCCCCGGGGGACCGGCAAGGACGTGCGCGTGCTCGTGATCACTCGCGGCCCGAAAGAGGCCGAGGCCACGGCCGCCGGCGCCGACATGGTCGGTTCCGACGACTATCTCGCTATGATCGACAAGGGGTGGACGGATACCGACGTCATCATCGCCACCCCCGACATGATGGGCGAGCTCGGCAAGCGCGGGCGGATGCTCGGTCCCCGCGGTCTGATGCCCAACCCCAAGGTGGGCACCGTGACCATGGACATCGGCAAGGCGGTGCGCGAGGCCAAGGCCGGCCGCGTGGAGTACCGCGTCGACAAGGCGGGCATCATCCACTGCGGCATCGGCAAGCGGTCCTTCGCTCCGGAGGCCCTGGTCGAGAACGCAACGGCGCTGTTCACGGAGCTGGTGCGCGCCAAGCCCGCGTCGCTGAAGGGACCCTACGTCGGCTCGGTCTTCGTTTCGGGGACCCAGACGCCGAGCATCCGCATCGAGCACGCGGCGATGAGCCATTAGCATTCGAGCAGACCGCTCCGCCCCGGGCTGAGCGTTACCGAAGGAGGGTGCCTCGATGGCACGTCCCGAGAAGACAGCCGAGGTCCAGGCGATCACGGCGCATCTCCAGTCGGCCAAGAGCGTCGTGCTCGCCGACTACCAGGGGATGACCGTGGCCCAGATGACCGCCTTCCGCGTCAAGTGCCGCGAGAAGAACGTCGTCTGTCGCGTGGTGAAGAACCGCCTCGCGAAGATCGCCTCCGACCAGGCGAACGTAACGGTGCTCAGGGAGCACCTCACCGGCCCCATGGCCCTGATCATCAGCGCCGACAGCCAGGTAGACCCCGCCAAGATCGTCGTCGACTTCGCCAAGGACGTCGACAAGCTGAAGATCCGCGGCGGCTACGTGGATGGCGGTTTCCTGACCGCCCGACAGGTCGAGGCGCTGAGCAGGGTTCCGAGCCGGGACGAACTGTATGCGCAGATGATGGGCAGCATCAACGCCCCGCTGACGGGGATCGCCGGCACCCTCAACGGCGTCATGAGCGCCGTGGTGCGGGCCGTCGATGCGGTCGCCAAGCAGAAGGCGGCCTGACGCCGTCGCTGCCCTGACCGGTTTCAACCAGACACGACGGCGCCTCCGGCGCCGCGGAACAAGGAGAGAGAGATGTCGGAGATCAATCTGAGCGCGAATGGTCAGAAGGTCCTGGAGATGATCGAGTCCATGACGGTCCTCGAGGCCGCCGACCTGGTGAAGGCGATGGAGGAGAGGTTCGGCGTCAGCGCCGCCGCTCCCATGGCCATGATGGCCGCCCCGGCCGCCGCGGCCGTCGTCGAGGAGAAGGACGAGTTCACCGTCATGCTC includes these proteins:
- the rpmG gene encoding 50S ribosomal protein L33, whose amino-acid sequence is MPRDLVILSCNTCKMRNYTTKKNKRLHPDRVEYKKYCPRCDKHTPHKETR
- the rplK gene encoding 50S ribosomal protein L11, translating into MAKKVLAQVKLQIQAGKANPAPPVGPALGQHGVSIMEFCKAFNERTKDQMGLVIPAVITVYQDRSFSFITKTPPASVLLKKAAGIESGSKEPSKTTCGRVSPQQIREIAEMKMVDLNAASIEAAMKTIAGTARSMGLEVR
- the secE gene encoding preprotein translocase subunit SecE codes for the protein MFNRLTLYMRETGQEMKRVSWPTWRELRESTLVVLATVAVVTVFIFIVDQVLSFIQRQLILMT
- the rplA gene encoding 50S ribosomal protein L1, whose product is MKHGKNWRNAKEQVDRTRSYSLAEAFALLDRMPKPKFDESVDVAVRLNVNPRHADQMVRGTVVLPRGTGKDVRVLVITRGPKEAEATAAGADMVGSDDYLAMIDKGWTDTDVIIATPDMMGELGKRGRMLGPRGLMPNPKVGTVTMDIGKAVREAKAGRVEYRVDKAGIIHCGIGKRSFAPEALVENATALFTELVRAKPASLKGPYVGSVFVSGTQTPSIRIEHAAMSH
- the rplL gene encoding 50S ribosomal protein L7/L12, which translates into the protein MSEINLSANGQKVLEMIESMTVLEAADLVKAMEERFGVSAAAPMAMMAAPAAAAVVEEKDEFTVMLTGAGDKKIQVIKEVRAITGLGLKEAKDLVEGAPSAVKEGVSKAEAEQIKAKLEEVGAIIDLK
- the tuf gene encoding elongation factor Tu (EF-Tu; promotes GTP-dependent binding of aminoacyl-tRNA to the A-site of ribosomes during protein biosynthesis; when the tRNA anticodon matches the mRNA codon, GTP hydrolysis results; the inactive EF-Tu-GDP leaves the ribosome and release of GDP is promoted by elongation factor Ts; many prokaryotes have two copies of the gene encoding EF-Tu); its protein translation is EGVEMVMPGDNIKMTIELITPIAMEEGLRFAIREGGRTVGAGVVAKILK
- the rplJ gene encoding 50S ribosomal protein L10, coding for MARPEKTAEVQAITAHLQSAKSVVLADYQGMTVAQMTAFRVKCREKNVVCRVVKNRLAKIASDQANVTVLREHLTGPMALIISADSQVDPAKIVVDFAKDVDKLKIRGGYVDGGFLTARQVEALSRVPSRDELYAQMMGSINAPLTGIAGTLNGVMSAVVRAVDAVAKQKAA
- the nusG gene encoding transcription termination/antitermination protein NusG → MSDDAKDLREEPLFKGLDGDHPAAAAETPLHGGDLFAFGDEAEAPVAAPLEVPAETLAEAPAEAPAEAPAAAPAAGRLPEEEKRRRGMRWYVIHANTGHENKVKRNIETAIKANAFEDLFGEVLVATQDVTEMKNGKRSTTKRKFFPSYVLVEMIMTKETQHFINSIPGVTRFIGGTQLRPQPIDSDEVDRILGRMTKSEEAGTLLEIPYQVGDSVQVIDGPFTDWIGVVNEINHDKGKLKVMISIFGSETPVELDFLQVKDV